The following are encoded together in the Brassica napus cultivar Da-Ae chromosome A9, Da-Ae, whole genome shotgun sequence genome:
- the LOC106424958 gene encoding RING-H2 finger protein ATL18-like, giving the protein MISLLFPRSPLCTVAILFYTYVCIPLGKLKNQCGDVRSHDDDDEGYNLTSVMFGDKEKKEEEEICCSICLMDYEDEDAVTQLPRCNHLFHVHCIEPWLLRGSLTCPLCRSFVFSQTTTPTHNNVINVHSSSTFHLSLVSFFFLLFLHHLIEYLL; this is encoded by the coding sequence atgatttcatTGTTGTTTCCACGGTCTCCTTTGTGCACAGTAGCCATACTATTCTACACATACGTGTGCATTCCTTTAGGGAAGTTGAAGAATCAGTGTGGAGATGTTAGATcgcatgatgatgatgatgaaggttACAACCTAACCAGTGTGATGTTTGGGGACAAGGAAaagaaggaggaggaagagataTGCTGCTCAATATGCCTTATGGATTATGAAGATGAGGATGCGGTGACACAACTTCCAAGATGTAATCATCTCTTCCATGTACATTGCATTGAACCTTGGCTTCTCCGTGGCAGTCTCACTTGCCCTCTTTGCAGATCTTTTGTATTCTCTCAAACTACTACTCCTACCCACAACAATGTTATTAATGTTCATTCCTCTTCCACCTTccatctctctcttgtttctttcttcttcttgttgtttCTCCATCATCTGATTGAATACTTGTTGTAG
- the LOC106424947 gene encoding transcription initiation factor IIF subunit beta: protein MKMEEFGAKKNENQALETDFAERPMWLMKCPSLIASALQSLPSTDDSYLPVAKVILSFDPLAAVDEEETKFVMELARAGSGNIPKRFGLDMSKDFIPMSVFSESSSQGKMSVEGKIKNKFHMSPRTENMESYGKLCRERATKSMCKNKQIQVIDNATGMYMWPTPGTVAPTGTFEKKKVTTKTTEMKRTRRDRREMEEVMFNLFERQSHWTLRNLIQDTDQPEQFLKDLLRDLCIYNNKGSNQGTYELKPEYKRSTQE from the exons ATGAAGATGGAAGAGTTTGGGGCAAAGAAGAATGAGAATCAAGCTTTGGAAACAGATTTTGCAGAGAGACCAATGTGGCTGATGAAATGCCCTTCTCTCATCGCTTCTGCTCTCCAATCTCTTCCTTCTACGGACGATTCATACCTTCCCGTCGCCAAAGTCATCCTCTCCTTCGATCCTCTAGCTGCCGTCGACGAAGAAGAAACCAAA TTCGTAATGGAATTAGCTAGGGCCGGATCTGGAAACATTCCAAAACGTTTTGGCTTGGATATGTCTAAGGATTTCATTCCCATGTCTGTTTTCTCTGAGTCTTCTTCACAAG GGAAAATGTCAGTAGAAGGgaagattaaaaacaaatttcacaTGAGTCCTCGTACCGAAAACATGGAGAGCTATGGCAAACTTTGCCGTGAAAGGGCTACCAAGTCTATGTGCAAAAACAAACAGATCCAG GTCATTGATAACGCCACTGGAATGTATATGTGGCCAACACCGGGAACTGTAGCCCCCACGGGAACCTTT GAAAAGAAGAAAGTGACAACCAAGACAACAGAAATGAAGAGAACAAGAAGGGATCGAAGAGAGATGGAGGAGGTCATGTTTAATCTCTTTGAAAGACAATCTCACTGGACTCTGAGGAACCTCATTCAAGATACAGACCAACCAGAG CAATTCTTGAAAGATTTGCTTAGAGACCTTTGCATTTACAACAACAAAGGGAGCAACCAAGGAACATATGAGCTGAAGCCTGAGTACAAGAGATCCACACAAGAATAA
- the LOC106424935 gene encoding putative F-box protein At3g52320 — translation MEMSFRLTTVKELKKKKLQVGASRRCRRAPAVTILQIPEDLLREILLRLPAKSVVRLKCVSKHWCSLISSRCFTNLFLNTRRQRRLFMHLVNKENHSEFALLSSSPNPNPDSDVSLVKRDLNMPWMLGGEFVSALRGLLCVRVQGRLLICNLTTKQLVELPTIMPEPNDNNVWDYFCHDPVHDEYKALNVVWEESKEEGRVVRSEHHVLVLGPGVSWRRIQSPPPHRPCSQGISINGVLYYGACIDRNTSVVMSFDLRSEEFALIKLPLDVATSSPNLMNYGGTIAVFEYSVSLLATNGTVDLWTLEDGGKSIWSNKKSLVLPVSLMNFASDNHLKMQSTTRSGEVRLAKASIVVNKHVFFLTYDFERNKITSRFKFNPLSASIGTYLRTNFWDDTESIMYLET, via the coding sequence ATGGAGATGTCTTTCCGTCTAACCACCGTGaaagagctgaagaagaagaagttacaaGTAGGAGCCAGTAGGAGGTGCCGGAGAGCTCCTGCCGTCACGATTCTTCAGATCCCCGAAGATTTATTGAGAGAAATCTTGTTGAGATTGCCGGCGAAATCGGTGGTGAGGTTAAAGTGCGTCTCAAAGCACTGGTGTTCCCTCATCTCCTCCCGCTGTTTCACCAACCTTTTCCTCAACACTCGGCGACAGCGGCGTCTGTTTATGCATCTTGTCAACAAGGAAAACCATTCCGAGTTTGCGTTGCTCTCATCATCGCCGAATCCGAATCCTGACTCAGACGTCTCTCTAGTCAAACGAGATCTAAACATGCCCTGGATGCTGGGAGGCGAGTTCGTGAGTGCTCTCCGTGGCTTGCTTTGTGTCAGAGTCCAGGGAAGATTGCTTATCTGTAACCTCACCACCAAGCAGCTCGTGGAGTTGCCCACCATAATGCCTGAACCTAATGATAACAACGTGTGGGACTATTTTTGCCACGACCCTGTTCACGATGAGTACAAAGCGCTTAACGTAGTTTGGGAGGAGAGCAAGGAAGAAGGGAGAGTTGTTAGATCCGAGCATCATGTACTGGTACTTGGTCCTGGAGTTTCATGGAGACGCATTCAAAGTCCTCCTCCTCATCGTCCTTGCTCACAAGGTATCTCCATCAACGGTGTCTTGTATTACGGAGCTTGTATTGATAGGAATACATCTGTGGTTATGAGTTTTGATTTGAGGTCAGAGGAGTTCGCTTTGATCAAGTTACCCCTTGACGTCGCCACCTCTAGCCCAAATCTCATGAACTACGGTGGGACAATAGCTGTTTTTGAATACTCCGTATCGCTTCTTGCAACTAATGGTACCGTGGACCTCTGGACATTGGAGGATGGCGGGAAAAGTATCTGGTCAAACAAGAAGTCACTAGTTTTGCCTGTTTCTCTAATGAATTTCGCTAGTGACAATCACTTGAAGATGCAATCCACCACTCGCAGCGGTGAGGTTAGGTTGGCCAAGGCATCGATCGTGGTTAATAAACATGTATTCTTTCTCACCTATGATTTCGAGAGGAATAAGATAACTTCAAGGTTTAAGTTTAACCCATTATCAGCTAGTATAGGGACTTACTTGAGGACGAATTTTTGGGATGATACTGAGAGCATTATGTATTTGGAAACCTGA
- the LOC106402498 gene encoding ATP synthase subunit d, mitochondrial-like → MSGAGKKVADVAFKASRTIDWEGMAKVLVTDEARREFSNLRRAFDEVNTQLQTKFSQEPEPIDWDFYRKGIGSGIVDMYKEAYDSVEIPKFVDTVTPEYKPKFDALLVELKEAEQKSLKESERLEKEIVDVQEISKKLSTMTADEYFEKHPELKKKFDDEIRNDYWGY, encoded by the exons ATGAGCGGAGCCGGTAAGAAAGTAGCGGATGTGGCGTTCAAAGCTTCGAGGACGATTGATTGGGAAGGGATGGCGAAGGTCCTTGTGACCGATGAGGCTCGAAGAGAGTTCTCTAACCTCCGTCGTGCTTTCGATGAGGTTAACACTCAGCTCCAAACCAAGTTCAGTCAG GAGCCTGAACCCATTGATTGGGATTTCTACAGAAAGGGTATTGGGTCTGGCATTGTTGACATGTACAAGGAAGCTTACGACA GCGTTGAGATTCCCAAGTTCGTGGACACTGTTACTCCTGAATACAAGCCAAAGTTCGATGCTTTG CTGGTGGAACTGAAAGAAGCAGAACAGAAATCGCTCAAGGAGTCTGAACGGCTGGAGAAAGAAATTGTTGATGTCCAGGAGATAAGC AAAAAGCTCAGCACTATGACTGCAGATGAGTACTTTGAGAAGCACCCAGAACTCAAAAAGAAGTTTGATGATGAAATCCGTAACGACTACTGGGGATACTGA
- the LOC106424926 gene encoding uncharacterized protein LOC106424926, which produces MESSLGFMAVFAVSGSVVFVASQFHKRLLSDYLDKFELEIRSPENAAMKKKVRFAADVVEPSGNNKEYRRRHSSKAKLNRELKMAANI; this is translated from the exons ATGGAGAGTTCGTTAGGTTTCATGGCTGTTTTCGCCGTCTCTGGAAGCGTGGTGTTCGTCGCGAGTCAATTCCACAAGCGTCTCCTCTCCGATTACTTGGACAAGTTCGAACTTGAAATCC GATCACCAGAGAATGCggcgatgaagaagaaggtgagATTCGCGGCGGATGTGGTGGAGCCTTCAGGGAATAACAAAGAGTATCGCCGGAGACACTCCTCCAAGGCTAAACTCAATAGGGAATTGAAGATGGCGGcaaatatttga